One Myxococcus stipitatus DNA segment encodes these proteins:
- a CDS encoding toxin-antitoxin system YwqK family antitoxin — translation MQSTKLVKMVTLSLVLASPLAAMAGDSSEKLACPAGTKQSGSKAEGLFCRKAANDSSMYVNHGPYVEYHSNGAKAAQGEFSDGFKSGVWTFYDESGHVRGTTEFKKGNYHGQRTLFFPSGKPRLIEEYQNGSKHGLTKELSEDGKVVNQVRYENNRVAKSQ, via the coding sequence ATGCAGTCGACCAAATTGGTGAAGATGGTGACCCTGAGCCTGGTACTGGCCTCTCCTCTGGCGGCCATGGCCGGAGATTCAAGTGAGAAGCTGGCTTGCCCGGCGGGAACCAAGCAGTCTGGCTCGAAGGCCGAGGGACTCTTCTGCCGCAAGGCTGCCAATGACTCTTCGATGTATGTCAATCACGGCCCCTACGTTGAGTACCACTCGAACGGAGCGAAGGCGGCTCAGGGGGAGTTCTCGGACGGCTTCAAGTCGGGGGTCTGGACCTTCTACGATGAATCCGGCCACGTACGTGGAACCACCGAATTCAAGAAGGGGAACTACCACGGCCAGCGCACCCTGTTCTTCCCAAGCGGAAAGCCTCGCCTCATTGAGGAGTACCAGAATGGGAGCAAGCACGGCCTGACCAAAGAGTTGTCCGAGGATGGCAAGGTAGTCAATCAGGTGCGCTACGAGAACAATCGCGTCGCCAAGAGCCAATAA